One genomic segment of Candidatus Margulisiibacteriota bacterium includes these proteins:
- a CDS encoding sugar-binding protein, translated as MLEIPAGAMSQPAGGAAKQQVFVGVFREGAPKNMNFIKQFELQTGKKQAMIMWYQDWAQPFPKEDVLNVVNYGAVPHIVWEPWYWGDKEKITLADISSGKWDEYLRSWAKPIKEIGQPIFLRVGHEFNIEGYPWGIVNNGKNPENYIKAFRHIVDLFRREGATNVKWVWAPMNYSFPTESWNDWAKAYPGNDYVDWVGFDGYNWGTTQSWSDWQVLKYLFREQVRLARKLWPAKPVMIAEFASAEKGGNKAAWIKELPGYLKTSMRDIDAIVWFDEKKETDWRINSTPAALAAFKAIMKDPLFSSSGPDLAAYTVSPEKFVKKIATAVRAAGVKIDGRLDEWTKAVPLVMKDGSYFKEGLTWGGLADLSGQVYFMYDDQNLYVAAKVTDRVPLVNNKERQEIWNGDGLEVVMSTDPGASQKRESFENGDYQLGFGTGDGRDVKPSIWNWQRRRSPTGSEISVKKVDNPLGYILEAKIPWSFFGTFVPSAGSKVGFDLAIDDADLTGERERQFIWNGDFYFYKDPGVWGVLEFR; from the coding sequence ATGTTGGAAATTCCTGCGGGGGCTATGTCTCAACCCGCCGGCGGGGCGGCCAAACAGCAGGTCTTTGTCGGCGTCTTCCGCGAAGGGGCGCCGAAGAACATGAATTTTATCAAGCAATTTGAACTGCAAACCGGGAAGAAACAGGCGATGATCATGTGGTACCAAGATTGGGCCCAGCCTTTCCCGAAGGAAGATGTTTTGAATGTTGTTAACTACGGCGCGGTGCCGCATATTGTTTGGGAGCCGTGGTACTGGGGGGACAAGGAGAAGATCACGCTGGCCGATATCAGCTCCGGGAAGTGGGACGAATATCTCCGCTCCTGGGCCAAACCTATCAAGGAGATCGGCCAACCGATCTTCCTGCGGGTCGGCCACGAGTTCAATATCGAAGGTTATCCCTGGGGGATAGTCAATAACGGCAAGAACCCCGAGAATTACATTAAAGCCTTTCGCCATATCGTCGACCTCTTCCGGCGCGAAGGGGCGACTAACGTCAAATGGGTCTGGGCGCCGATGAACTATTCTTTCCCCACCGAGAGCTGGAATGACTGGGCCAAGGCCTATCCCGGCAATGATTATGTCGATTGGGTCGGCTTTGACGGCTATAACTGGGGGACGACCCAGAGCTGGAGCGATTGGCAGGTCCTCAAATACCTCTTCCGCGAGCAGGTCCGCTTGGCCCGCAAACTTTGGCCGGCCAAGCCGGTCATGATCGCCGAGTTCGCCTCGGCGGAAAAAGGAGGCAATAAGGCGGCCTGGATCAAGGAGCTCCCCGGTTACCTTAAAACGAGCATGCGCGATATCGACGCCATCGTCTGGTTCGATGAAAAGAAAGAGACCGACTGGCGGATCAATTCGACCCCCGCGGCGCTGGCCGCCTTCAAAGCGATCATGAAGGACCCGCTCTTTTCGAGCTCCGGTCCCGACCTGGCGGCTTACACCGTTTCGCCGGAAAAATTTGTCAAGAAAATTGCTACCGCCGTCAGGGCCGCAGGGGTCAAGATCGACGGGCGGCTGGACGAGTGGACAAAGGCTGTGCCGCTGGTCATGAAAGATGGAAGTTACTTTAAGGAAGGTTTGACCTGGGGCGGCCTGGCCGACCTGTCAGGCCAGGTCTATTTTATGTATGACGATCAGAACCTCTACGTTGCGGCTAAGGTCACCGACCGGGTCCCGCTGGTCAACAATAAAGAGCGGCAGGAGATCTGGAACGGCGACGGGCTGGAAGTGGTCATGAGCACCGATCCCGGCGCCAGCCAAAAGCGCGAATCATTTGAGAACGGCGATTACCAGCTCGGCTTCGGCACCGGCGATGGCCGGGACGTGAAACCGTCGATCTGGAACTGGCAGAGACGAAGAAGCCCAACGGGAAGTGAAATTTCCGTAAAAAAGGTCGATAATCCGTTAGGGTACATTCTGGAAGCAAAGATCCCCTGGAGTTTCTTCGGGACATTCGTCCCGTCGGCCGGGAGCAAGGTCGGTTTTGACCTGGCTATCGACGACGCGGACCTGACCGGCGAACGCGAGAGGCAGTTTATCTGGAATGGCGATTTCTATTTCTACAAGGACCCCGGTGTTTGGGGGGTTCTTGAGTTCAGATAA
- a CDS encoding carbohydrate ABC transporter permease, with translation MIPLPYYVKKRIVNIIISAIMLIMLAITLLPVGWMVFSSLKSSTDIAIGRVGLSRNLAGQPVVHWENYVDMWKNVNFGLYLKNSLIICGSTMVLAMIFSTLAAYALSRFRFPGSDLFSNAILATQMIPAIMYLIPLYIMFVKFTVLTGIPVKGTFTGIILIYSAFFIPFSIWILRGFFASIPKELEEAALIDGCNAFQVFRHVALPLAMPGIIATGIYVFLTAWDELMFAWVLTNADTMTIPVGIRLFVGNYQNRFDLMMAAATVATVPVVILFFMLQKHIVKGLTAGAVKG, from the coding sequence ATGATCCCGTTGCCCTATTACGTTAAAAAGCGGATCGTCAACATCATTATCAGCGCCATCATGCTGATCATGCTGGCCATCACCCTCCTGCCGGTCGGCTGGATGGTCTTCTCCTCCCTCAAGAGCTCGACCGATATCGCCATTGGCCGGGTCGGCCTGTCGCGCAACCTGGCCGGCCAGCCGGTTGTCCACTGGGAAAATTACGTTGACATGTGGAAGAACGTCAACTTTGGCCTGTATTTAAAAAATTCCCTGATCATCTGCGGCTCGACGATGGTCCTGGCGATGATCTTCTCCACTCTGGCGGCTTACGCCTTGTCGCGTTTCCGCTTTCCCGGCTCCGATCTCTTCAGTAACGCCATCCTGGCGACCCAAATGATCCCGGCCATCATGTACCTTATTCCGCTTTATATCATGTTCGTCAAGTTCACGGTCCTGACCGGGATACCGGTCAAGGGGACCTTTACCGGCATAATTTTGATCTATTCGGCCTTCTTTATCCCTTTCTCGATCTGGATCCTGCGCGGCTTTTTCGCCTCGATCCCCAAAGAGCTGGAAGAGGCGGCGTTAATCGACGGTTGTAACGCGTTCCAGGTCTTCCGGCATGTCGCCCTGCCGCTGGCCATGCCGGGGATCATCGCCACCGGCATCTACGTTTTCCTGACCGCCTGGGACGAGCTGATGTTTGCCTGGGTCCTGACCAATGCCGATACAATGACCATCCCGGTCGGCATCCGGCTCTTTGTCGGCAACTACCAGAACCGCTTTGACCTGATGATGGCCGCGGCGACCGTGGCCACCGTGCCGGTCGTCATCTTGTTCTTTATGCTCCAGAAACATATCGTCAAAGGTTTAACCGCCGGAGCGGTGAAGGGGTAA
- a CDS encoding sugar ABC transporter permease gives MQRPNKHNNKGLRARIKQNRIAYYFIAPTALAMLLLHIFPIAQGIYMAFLDLNQFTLQRYLLAPFVGLDNFYAVLIDPGSPIRIGLFEAVRNTVIYTVVVTIGTLVVGMIVALMVHRNFWGRSMVRTLFMFPWIVPTYVTGLLWGIMWLREGGLVNVMLVDWLHLMPHKVSWLTGTNTIWAIIIPTIWRFWPLSMLMLLAGLQTIPEELYEAADIDGAGPWRKFWMITWPMLRPVWFILILFGLIYNTYSFNIVIMMFGFGAGFPGEWGDLMMTNIFRNSFQLWNFGTGAAASVLLLIVMIAIVNVWFRYFKRAEEMS, from the coding sequence TTGCAACGGCCAAATAAGCATAACAATAAAGGGCTCCGCGCCAGGATCAAACAAAATAGGATCGCCTATTATTTTATCGCCCCTACGGCGCTGGCGATGCTTCTCCTCCACATCTTCCCGATCGCCCAAGGGATCTACATGGCCTTCCTCGATCTCAACCAGTTCACCCTGCAAAGGTATCTCCTGGCCCCCTTTGTCGGGCTAGACAATTTCTACGCCGTCCTGATCGACCCGGGAAGCCCGATCCGGATCGGCCTGTTCGAAGCGGTGCGCAACACGGTCATCTATACCGTGGTGGTCACTATCGGCACGCTGGTGGTCGGCATGATCGTGGCGCTCATGGTCCACCGTAATTTCTGGGGCCGCTCCATGGTCCGGACCCTCTTCATGTTCCCTTGGATCGTCCCGACCTATGTGACCGGCCTGCTCTGGGGGATCATGTGGCTGCGGGAGGGGGGGCTGGTCAATGTTATGCTGGTCGACTGGCTCCATCTCATGCCGCATAAAGTATCCTGGCTGACCGGGACCAACACCATCTGGGCGATCATCATCCCGACCATCTGGCGCTTCTGGCCCCTTTCCATGCTAATGCTCTTGGCCGGACTGCAGACCATTCCTGAAGAGCTCTACGAAGCGGCCGATATTGACGGGGCAGGGCCGTGGCGCAAGTTCTGGATGATCACCTGGCCGATGCTCCGGCCGGTCTGGTTCATCCTGATCCTCTTCGGCCTGATCTATAATACCTATTCATTTAATATCGTTATCATGATGTTCGGTTTCGGGGCCGGCTTCCCCGGAGAGTGGGGCGATCTAATGATGACCAATATCTTCCGCAATTCGTTCCAGCTCTGGAACTTCGGCACCGGCGCCGCCGCCTCAGTCCTATTATTGATCGTCATGATTGCCATCGTTAACGTTTGGTTCCGCTACTTTAAGCGGGCCGAGGAGATGTCATGA
- a CDS encoding carbohydrate binding domain-containing protein: protein MMKRLIIVSLSLCLFVPMVMAFAGPAPKAPAAPVAEAPVALAEKVFLIDNFESGSIKSPREWWTFDLPKVEAVTNQDLKGGNEQVASEVGNFSMLLNGVAKNWYAGGCGTYIAKEGQDLSRYSTFTLDIFGNGPGSGTLKVELADDDNNNWQVEQDSAKNYAFTKDDKFVYEVKIDWNGWKRVAIPLADFTDENPMVGDDVWNPAQTTGSGGLLQVQFVALAISEKGKINFNVDNVSLTTGQ from the coding sequence ATGATGAAAAGACTGATTATTGTTTCTTTGTCTTTATGTCTCTTTGTTCCGATGGTGATGGCCTTTGCCGGGCCGGCACCGAAAGCACCTGCGGCCCCGGTGGCCGAGGCCCCGGTCGCTTTAGCCGAAAAAGTTTTCCTGATCGATAATTTCGAGTCCGGCAGTATCAAGTCGCCGCGCGAGTGGTGGACCTTTGACCTGCCAAAAGTTGAGGCGGTGACTAATCAGGACCTCAAGGGCGGCAACGAACAGGTCGCTTCAGAGGTTGGTAATTTCTCCATGCTCCTTAACGGTGTGGCCAAGAACTGGTACGCCGGCGGTTGCGGCACTTATATTGCCAAGGAAGGGCAGGACCTTAGCCGCTACAGCACTTTCACCCTGGATATCTTCGGCAACGGGCCGGGTTCCGGCACGCTGAAGGTCGAACTGGCCGATGATGACAACAACAACTGGCAGGTCGAGCAGGATTCGGCCAAGAACTACGCTTTCACCAAGGATGACAAGTTTGTCTACGAGGTGAAGATCGACTGGAACGGCTGGAAGCGCGTGGCTATCCCGCTGGCCGATTTTACCGATGAGAACCCGATGGTCGGCGATGACGTCTGGAACCCGGCGCAGACCACCGGCTCCGGCGGTTTACTGCAAGTTCAGTTCGTCGCTCTGGCCATCTCGGAAAAGGGGAAGATCAACTTTAACGTTGATAACGTTTCCCTGACGACAGGCCAATAA
- the mfd gene encoding transcription-repair coupling factor: protein MPLNEILKTIESSPYFKEKLARLKAGDRTSFSGLAGSAKSVLAALLAGQGKDLLIVTSSALSAERLGREIELLTGKIPLVFPSLDLLEETILPSKELIGERLAVLNAWREGKGSAVIAPLKTMRQKTSRAVESLKLSGDQNIRIDTLIGKLVDHGYKRFAIVGERGEFSVRGGIVDIFPINADRPVRLELFEDKLESLREFEPFSQRSVKKINETIILPAYEKPEVRIIDLVPAGALVVLDEPLELNRLADDLAAVEPRVRAELSTFLAAGEEPFFTAAPSYLGQPETLPAQAVIVSKHAPRLKAELPDKEVFTGELRGGFSCPGLMVVTDRELFGEEPAKRRPGKVVKEGVAENLLADLKVGDYVVHENYGIGLFQGMNELEIDGVKQEYLLIQYDDEAKLYVPPPLVGLVEKYVGGKESRPRLSRLGTRDWQKTRTKVKESLRDMTQELLQLYALRQKVTGTAYPPDDIWQKELEATFPYEETPDQAKAIAAVKADLESPRPMDRLICGDVGYGKTEVAIRAAAKAAAAGRQVAFLAPTTILVEQHYNNFKERFKNLPYVVEMLSRFRSKAEQAATVKALAEGKVDIVIGTHRLLSKDIKFRDLGLLIVDEEQKFGVTHKEKLKKLKASVDVLTLTATPIPRTLYFSLSGVREMSLITTPPVDRSPIRTYVIPFSENVIQEAIRRELDRGGQVYFVHNYVETIDGFAAKIRRLVPEARVAIGHGQMKEAELEKTMLGFLAGEYDVLVCTSIIESGLDITNVNTILIDQAARFGLSQLYQIRGRVGRSAVRAYAYLFYQPEREISDEAIERLKAIQEFTALGSGYKLAMRDLEIRGSGNLLGAQQSGHIYEVGFDLYCELLEEAVREIKGEKVTPPREVEIDLLVEASIPADYVTDERQRIALYRRMNMISAAGQIAELKNEFEDRFGKIPPQLATLLRLIELKTFALQSGVKSVKEEGGQIRIEWVEKKVKVIAARGDKIRSASLSIAG from the coding sequence ATGCCGCTAAACGAAATCCTCAAGACCATTGAGTCCTCCCCATATTTCAAAGAGAAACTGGCGCGACTCAAAGCTGGTGACCGGACCAGCTTTTCCGGTTTGGCCGGTTCGGCCAAATCAGTTTTGGCCGCCTTACTGGCCGGGCAGGGGAAAGATCTGCTGATAGTCACGAGCAGTGCCCTGTCCGCCGAGCGTTTGGGCCGGGAGATCGAGCTTTTGACCGGGAAAATTCCCCTGGTCTTTCCCTCGCTTGATCTCCTGGAAGAAACTATTCTCCCCAGCAAGGAATTGATCGGCGAGCGGCTGGCGGTGCTCAATGCCTGGCGGGAGGGGAAGGGCTCTGCGGTCATCGCCCCGCTAAAGACGATGCGGCAAAAGACCAGCCGGGCGGTCGAGAGCCTTAAGTTATCAGGCGACCAGAATATCAGGATCGATACGCTCATTGGTAAATTGGTCGATCACGGCTACAAGCGTTTTGCTATAGTTGGGGAGAGAGGTGAGTTCAGCGTCCGGGGCGGGATCGTCGATATTTTCCCGATCAATGCCGACCGCCCCGTCCGCTTGGAGCTGTTCGAAGATAAACTGGAATCGCTCCGCGAATTCGAGCCTTTTTCCCAACGTTCGGTCAAGAAGATCAACGAGACAATCATTCTCCCCGCTTATGAAAAACCGGAGGTCAGGATCATTGACCTGGTCCCGGCGGGGGCGCTCGTCGTCCTCGACGAACCGTTGGAGCTTAATCGCCTGGCGGATGACCTGGCGGCTGTTGAGCCTCGAGTCAGGGCGGAACTTTCCACGTTCCTGGCGGCCGGGGAAGAGCCGTTCTTTACCGCCGCGCCGAGTTATCTCGGCCAGCCGGAAACCTTACCGGCCCAGGCGGTCATTGTTTCGAAGCATGCCCCCCGGCTCAAAGCGGAACTGCCGGACAAAGAGGTTTTCACCGGAGAGTTGAGGGGCGGTTTCAGCTGTCCGGGGTTAATGGTCGTGACCGACCGGGAGCTTTTCGGTGAAGAGCCGGCCAAACGGCGTCCCGGCAAGGTGGTCAAAGAAGGAGTGGCGGAAAACCTCCTGGCCGACCTGAAGGTCGGCGATTATGTCGTCCATGAGAACTACGGGATCGGGCTTTTTCAGGGGATGAACGAGCTCGAGATCGACGGGGTCAAGCAAGAATACCTGCTGATCCAGTATGATGATGAGGCCAAGCTTTACGTCCCGCCGCCCCTGGTTGGACTGGTCGAGAAATACGTCGGCGGCAAGGAGTCCCGCCCGAGACTAAGCCGCCTCGGCACCCGCGATTGGCAGAAGACCCGGACCAAGGTCAAAGAGTCGCTCCGCGACATGACCCAGGAACTGCTGCAGTTGTACGCCCTGCGCCAGAAAGTTACCGGGACCGCTTACCCGCCGGATGATATCTGGCAAAAGGAGCTCGAGGCGACCTTCCCCTATGAAGAAACTCCTGACCAGGCCAAGGCGATCGCCGCGGTCAAGGCCGACCTCGAGTCCCCCCGGCCGATGGACCGGCTGATCTGCGGCGATGTCGGTTACGGCAAGACGGAAGTGGCGATCCGGGCGGCCGCCAAAGCGGCCGCCGCCGGCCGGCAGGTCGCTTTTCTCGCCCCGACCACCATCCTGGTCGAACAGCATTACAATAATTTTAAAGAGCGTTTCAAGAACCTCCCGTATGTCGTCGAGATGCTCTCCCGTTTCCGGTCCAAGGCGGAACAGGCGGCGACGGTCAAGGCGCTGGCCGAGGGGAAGGTCGATATTGTCATCGGTACCCATCGGCTCCTCTCCAAAGATATCAAGTTCAGGGACCTCGGCTTGCTGATCGTCGACGAAGAGCAGAAGTTCGGCGTCACCCACAAGGAAAAATTGAAAAAGTTGAAGGCGAGCGTCGACGTCCTGACGCTGACCGCCACCCCCATTCCCCGGACCCTCTATTTTTCCCTCTCCGGCGTCCGGGAAATGAGCCTGATCACTACTCCGCCGGTCGACCGTTCGCCGATCCGGACCTATGTCATCCCTTTTTCGGAGAACGTTATCCAGGAAGCGATCCGGCGGGAACTGGACCGGGGAGGGCAGGTCTATTTTGTCCATAACTATGTCGAGACGATCGATGGCTTTGCCGCCAAGATCAGGCGCCTGGTCCCCGAAGCGCGGGTCGCTATCGGCCACGGCCAGATGAAAGAGGCCGAGCTGGAGAAGACGATGCTTGGTTTCCTGGCCGGGGAATATGACGTCCTGGTCTGTACTTCGATCATTGAATCGGGGTTAGATATAACCAACGTGAATACCATTTTGATCGATCAGGCGGCCCGTTTTGGCCTCTCCCAGCTTTACCAGATCAGGGGGAGGGTTGGGCGCTCGGCGGTTAGGGCATATGCCTATCTTTTCTACCAACCGGAGCGGGAGATCAGCGACGAGGCGATAGAGCGGCTCAAAGCGATCCAAGAATTTACCGCCCTTGGTTCGGGCTATAAGCTGGCGATGCGAGATTTAGAAATAAGGGGTTCCGGCAATCTGCTGGGAGCGCAGCAATCAGGGCATATCTATGAGGTCGGATTTGACCTCTACTGCGAGTTACTCGAAGAAGCGGTCCGGGAGATCAAGGGTGAGAAGGTGACGCCGCCGCGCGAAGTGGAGATCGATCTACTGGTCGAAGCCTCTATCCCGGCCGATTATGTGACTGACGAGCGCCAACGGATCGCCCTCTACCGCCGAATGAATATGATCAGCGCGGCAGGGCAGATCGCCGAGCTCAAGAACGAATTTGAAGACAGGTTTGGCAAGATTCCGCCCCAGCTGGCTACCTTATTAAGGTTGATCGAGCTGAAAACATTTGCCTTGCAGTCCGGGGTCAAAAGCGTTAAGGAAGAAGGGGGTCAGATCAGGATAGAATGGGTCGAGAAGAAGGTGAAAGTGATCGCGGCGAGAGGGGACAAGATCAGGAGCGCATCGCTAAGTATTGCTGGATGA
- a CDS encoding glycosyl hydrolase: MKYATSTFAKLCLCSLLYLSLTACGDSNVTPAKPADCATGAFVNGMENIASFETLIGKKLAVVLWYVNWGDPFPKTEADLVSANGSAPLITWEPWITNEAGTLEAIASGSYESYVRQFFQAAKAWGGPVFLRFAHEMNGNWYPWDGAHNGGSAGPASYKKAWIYIYDVKQAVGADNVKLVWCPNNIDQPAESWNAAANYYPGDAYVDWLGMDGYNWGWERWQSFDEVFSDIYTKLTALSTKPLLIGEFASGTKEADEKAAWITDAFEKIRTTYPRIKLCCWFNVNKERDWRLDSSPAAAAAGKAALQNAWFLGKI, from the coding sequence TTGAAATACGCCACATCCACCTTCGCTAAATTATGTTTGTGCAGCCTGCTTTATCTCTCCCTGACCGCCTGCGGGGACTCTAACGTGACCCCGGCCAAGCCTGCCGATTGCGCCACGGGCGCCTTTGTCAACGGGATGGAGAATATCGCCTCATTTGAAACGCTGATCGGCAAAAAATTGGCGGTCGTCCTTTGGTATGTTAACTGGGGTGACCCTTTCCCAAAGACGGAAGCCGACCTGGTCAGCGCCAACGGCAGCGCCCCGCTTATTACCTGGGAGCCGTGGATCACCAATGAGGCGGGGACACTTGAGGCTATCGCGTCCGGCAGTTACGAAAGCTATGTCCGCCAGTTTTTCCAGGCGGCCAAGGCTTGGGGTGGCCCGGTCTTCCTCCGCTTTGCCCACGAAATGAACGGCAACTGGTATCCGTGGGACGGGGCGCACAATGGCGGAAGCGCCGGACCGGCCAGTTATAAAAAAGCCTGGATCTACATATATGATGTTAAACAAGCGGTCGGGGCGGATAACGTCAAGCTGGTCTGGTGTCCGAACAATATTGATCAGCCGGCGGAGAGCTGGAATGCCGCGGCCAATTACTATCCGGGCGACGCCTATGTCGATTGGCTCGGGATGGATGGCTACAATTGGGGCTGGGAGCGGTGGCAGTCATTCGACGAGGTCTTTAGCGATATTTATACCAAATTGACCGCCCTCTCTACCAAGCCGCTGCTGATCGGTGAGTTTGCCAGCGGCACCAAGGAAGCGGACGAAAAAGCGGCCTGGATCACCGATGCTTTTGAGAAGATCAGGACAACTTACCCCCGGATCAAGCTCTGTTGCTGGTTCAATGTTAATAAAGAACGCGACTGGCGCCTCGATTCTTCCCCCGCCGCCGCGGCCGCCGGCAAAGCCGCCTTGCAAAACGCTTGGTTTTTAGGTAAAATATAA
- the pth gene encoding aminoacyl-tRNA hydrolase, translated as MFLVVGLGNPGPEYAATRHNLGFKVIEELAVRLGLKSLKAKHQSLVGEADIAGHKVILAQPQTFMNNSGTAVQGLLNWHKLDRSSLIVIYDDVDLEIGQIRLREKGAAGGHHGVESIIAVSGGSDFIRVRVGIGRESLSGDVADYVLQRIPPAERDSLAEAVMTAAEAVEAIIRDGLPVAMNKYNT; from the coding sequence ATGTTCCTGGTGGTCGGCCTCGGCAACCCCGGACCGGAATACGCCGCCACCCGGCATAACCTCGGCTTCAAAGTGATCGAAGAATTGGCGGTCCGCCTCGGTTTGAAATCGCTCAAAGCAAAACACCAATCTTTAGTTGGCGAAGCCGATATAGCCGGCCATAAAGTTATCCTGGCCCAACCGCAGACCTTCATGAACAATTCCGGGACGGCGGTACAGGGTTTGCTGAACTGGCATAAGCTCGACCGGAGCTCCTTGATCGTTATCTATGACGATGTTGATCTGGAAATCGGCCAGATCAGACTGCGGGAAAAAGGGGCGGCGGGCGGACATCACGGCGTCGAATCGATCATTGCCGTGTCCGGCGGTTCAGATTTTATCCGGGTCCGCGTCGGGATCGGCCGCGAGAGCCTCTCCGGCGATGTGGCCGATTATGTTCTCCAGCGGATACCGCCGGCCGAACGGGATAGCCTGGCCGAGGCGGTCATGACGGCGGCGGAAGCGGTTGAAGCGATCATTCGGGACGGCCTGCCGGTGGCGATGAATAAGTACAATACTTAA